One Mercurialis annua linkage group LG3, ddMerAnnu1.2, whole genome shotgun sequence DNA window includes the following coding sequences:
- the LOC126674321 gene encoding ATP-dependent 6-phosphofructokinase 4, chloroplastic-like, translating to MNLTVHFSVSHTSSSSTTSRFLLQQPYLFPAIRYSNPKSTQSLFWRQNRRILTLKAQTSNGAVNDNGFILEDVPHLTDFLPDLPSYPNPLHKSQAYAIVKETFVKPEDAVAESVVVQKDIPRGVHFRRAGPREKVYFKPEEVRACIVTCGGLCPGINTVIREIVCGLNYMYGVNNILGIQGGYKGFYSRNTSTLTPKGVNDIHKRGGTFLQTSRGGHDTQKIVDSIQDRGINQVYIIGGDGTQKGAALISKEVERRGLPVAVAGVPKTIDNDIAVIDKSFGFDTAVEEAQRAIYAAHVEVESVENGVGVVKLMGRYSGFIAMFATLASRDVDCCLIPESPFFLEGPGGLYEYIEQRLKENGHLVIVIAEGAGQEYVAQSTQATDERDASGNKLLLDVGLWLTQNIKDHFTNFRKMAVNMKYIDPTYMIRAIPSNASDNIYCTLLAQSAVHGAMAGYTGFTVGPVNSRHAYIPIARVTEATNTVKLTDRMWARLLASTNQPSFLKSNEMLQEQIDENKVDAGNDNIKITT from the exons ATGAATCTTACCGTTCACTTCTCCGTCTCTCACACCTCCTCCTCTTCTACCACCTCGCGTTTTCTACTACAGCAACCGTATCTATTTCCAGCGATTCGCTATTCCAATCCCAAATCCACGCAATCTTTATTTTGGCGCCAAAATCGCCGTATCTTGACTCTCAAAGCTCAAACATCTAACGGCGCTGTTAATGATAACGGCTTCATCCTCGAAGACGTCCCTCACTTAACAGATTTTCTTCCTGATTTACCT TCTTACCCTAATCCACTGCATAAAAGTCAAGCATATGCCATTGTCAA GGAAACTTTTGTTAAGCCAGAGGATGCGGTGGCTGAATCA GTTGTTGTACAGAAAGATATTCCGAGAGGAGTTCATTTTAGGCGCGCAGGCCCGAGAGAAAAG GTCTATTTTAAACCTGAAGAAGTTCGTGCTTGCATTGTGACTTGTGGGGGTTTATGTCCAGGGATTAACACAGTTATCCGGGAGATAGTTTGTGGACTGAATTATATGTATGGTGTCAATAATATACTTGGCATTCAG GGAGGATATAAAGGATTCTACTCCAGAAACACATCGACATTGACTCCTAAAGGTGTGAATGATATTCATAAGCGTGGTGGAACTTTTCTTCAAACGTCTAGAGGCGGCCATGATACTCAAAAGATTGTTGATAGCATTCAGGACAGGGGGATAAATCAG GTGTATATTATTGGAGGTGATGGCACTCAGAAAGGAGCAGCTCTAATTTCCAAG GAAGTTGAGAGACGTGGTCTTCCAGTGGCAGTTGCTGGAGTCCCCAAGACAATTGATAATGATATTGCT GTGATAGACaaatcttttggatttgataCTGCTGTTGAGGAAGCTCAAAGAGCAATTTATGCTGCGCATGTAGAGGTTGAAAGTGTAGAGAATGGAGTTGGAGTAGTTAAACTGATGGGTAGATACAGTG gTTTCATTGCTATGTTTGCAACTTTGGCAAGCAGAGATGTG GATTGTTGCTTAATTCCAGAATCTCCATTCTTTCTGGAAGGCCCAGGTGGGCTCTATGAATATATTGAGCAGCGGCTAAAAGAAAATGGCCATTTGGTCATTGTGATAGCAGAAGGAGCAGGACAGGAATATGTTGCTCAGAGCACACAAGCAACTGATGAGAGAGATGCATCAGGAAACAAGCTTCTTCTTGATGTTGGCCTGTGGTTGACCCAGAACATTAAG GATCATTTTACGAACTTCCGCAAGATGGCTGTAAATATGAAGTATATAG ATCCAACATATATGATACGAGCCATTCCTAGTAATGCATCAGACAACATTTATTGCACTCTTCTTGCACAAAGTGCAGTTCATGGAGCCATGGCTGGGTATACGGGCTTCACAGTTGGACCTGTGAACAGCAGACATGCTTATATTCCCATTGCA AGAGTGACAGAGGCAACAAATACAGTGAAGTTGACAGATAGGATGTGGGCTAGACTACTTGCATCCACAAATCAGCCTAGTTtcttaaaatcaaatgaaatgtTGCAAGAACAAATAGATGAAAACAAAGTTGATGCGGGAAATGACAACATTAAGATTACTACTTAG
- the LOC126674322 gene encoding putative lipase ROG1, with the protein MENGEGVKNGVCSTESVNGSCDVWSCNESDSSSADHLVIMVHGILGSASDWKFGAEQFVRMLPDKVIVHCSERNASRLTLDGVDVMGERLAQEVLEVIQRKPNLRKISFIAHSVGGLVARYAIGRLYRPLIDENLGESPADREGLKATIGGLEAMNFITVATPHLGSRGNKQVPFLFGVNAFEKAAGLVIHWIFRRTGRHLFLTDVDEGKPPLLKQMIEDYGDCFFMSALRTFRRRVVYSNVGYDHIVGWRTSSIRRNSELPKWEDHLNEKYPHIVYEERCKSYDSEGTDLILTEENNSDKIEEELVTGLSRVSWEKVDVSFHSSRQRFAAHSVIQVKDNVMHIEGADVIQHIIDHILL; encoded by the exons ATGGAGAACGGAGAGGGTGTTAAGAACGGAGTTTGTTCTACGGAGTCGGTTAACGGAAGCTGCGATGTTTGGAGTTGTAACGAGTCTGATTCTTCTTCTGCTGATCATCTTGTTATCATGGTCCACGGTATTCTTGGAAG TGCCTCAGATTGGAAGTTTGGAGCGGAGCAGTTTGTTAGAATGCTTCCTGATAAAGTAATTGTTCATT GTAGTGAACGTAATGCGTCAAGGCTGACTCTTGATGGCGTGGATGTGATGGGTGAGCGGTTAGCTCAGGAG GTTCTTGAGGTGATTCAAAGAAAGCCAAATTTACGAAAGATTTCCTTCATTGCACATTCTGTGGGAGGGTTGGTGGCGAGATATGCAATTGGGAGATTGTATAGACCTCTCATAGATGAAAATTTAGGAGAGTCACCAGCTGATAGAGAGGGCTTGAAGGCTACAATTGGTGGCTTGGAAGCTATGAACTTCATCACTGTTGCTACACCCCATCTTGGTTCAAGGGGGAACAAGCAG GTACCTTTTCTTTTTGGTGTAAATGCCTTTGAGAAAGCTGCAGGCCTTGTTATTCATTGGATATTCAGGAGAACAGGCCGACACCTTTTTCTAACTGATGTTGATGAAGGAAAACCTCCATTGCTTAAACAGATGATAGAAGACTATGGCGATTGCTTTTTCAT GTCTGCTTTGCGCACATTTAGACGTCGAGTTGTGTATTCAAACGTGGGTTATGACC ATATTGTGGGCTGGAGGACATCATCAATTAGGCGTAACAGTGAATTGCCAAAG TGGGAGGATCATTTGAATGAAAAGTATCCACATATTGTATATGAAGAACGCTGCAAGTCCTATGATTCTGAAGGAACTGATCTTATTTTAACAGAGGAAAATAACTCTGACAAGATTGAAG AGGAGCTAGTGACAGGTCTATCCCGAGTGTCGTGGGAAAAAGTAGATGTTAGCTTCCATAGCAGCAGGCAGAGGTTTGCTGCTCATAGTGTCATTCAG GTTAAAGATAATGTGATGCATATAGAAGGTGCAGATGTTATACAGCACATTATTGATCATATTCTTCTTTAG
- the LOC126672949 gene encoding uncharacterized protein LOC126672949 codes for MARGRGGVGKLSPSPSPLTRYHKTEEEGLCLLKCSNLQSEFYLLHSTRRSSTTFRSLEFVKTVVARKKTNDICVWTRLLGLSLPTCDNLETRRVFVNASCSVCGGLDESISHLLAACPFAQDCWLKAGFAPPLVVSQRFKDWAVVVGEKGGGLSCKWSLTVEVANLACAQLLAWQAARLKLQEVLIQLLSKDDGVVNWSKPAMGMWKVKVDVGRKPDGSSIGLGCLVRDSGGVLVQARAVNILSNYDPRVAEIMGIQEALSWLKGVQSEVVESDALEVILDICNPTRAELYPLIMDCVELAKQISNLSFVYVRRFANRAAHVDARYARSMSGYQE; via the exons ATGGCTAGGGGGCGGGGCGGGGTGGGGAAGCTATCCCCATCACCGTCCCCGCTAACAAGATACCACAAGACTGAAGAAGAAGGATTATGTTTATTGAAATGTTCTAATTTGCAATCTGAATTCTATCTATTACACTCTACGAGGAG GTCGTCTACTACTTTTAGAAGCCTTGAATTTGTGAAAACAGTAGTAGctagaaaaaaaacaaatgacaTATGTGTATGGACACGGCTGCTAGGCTTAAGCCTTCCTACTTGTGATAATCTGGAAACAAGGAGAGTGTTTGTTAACGCCTCATGTTCAGTGTGTGGAGGCTTGGATGAGTCTATCAGTCATTTGCTTGCAGCGTGCCCCTTCGCACAAGACTGCTGGTTAAAAGCGGGTTTTGCTCCTCCGTTGGTTGTGTCTCAGAGATTTAAAGATTGGGCGGTTGTCGTCGGCGAGAAAGGAGGAGGCTTGTCTT GTAAGTGGTCTTTGACGGTGGAAGTGGCGAACTTAGCTTGTGCTCAGTTATTGGCATGGCAAGCTGCTAGGCTTAAGCTTCAAGAAGTTCTGATTCAGCTGCTGAGCAAGGATGATGGAGTAGTGAATTGGTCCAAGCCAGCGATGGGTATGTGGAAGGTTAAGGTTGATGTTGGTCGTAAGCCGGATGGGTCTTCAATTGGGTTAGGCTGTTTAGTTAGGGATAGTGGTGGTGTCTTAGTGCAAGCTAGAGCAGTGAATATTTTGAGTAATTATGATCCAAGAGTCGCTGAAATTATGGGCATCCAAGAAGCGTTGAGTTGGCTTAAGGGTGTGCAGAGTGAGGTAGTGGAGTCAGATGCTTTGGAGGTGATTTTGGATATCTGTAATCCTACTAGAGCGGAATTATATCCTTTAATTATGGATTGTGTGGAGCTAGCGAAACAGATTTCTAATTTAAGTTTTGTTTATGTAAGACGATTTGCGAATCGGGCTGCGCATGTTGATGCGCGTTATGCCCGTTCCATGTCAGGTTATCAGGAATGA